One window from the genome of Bdellovibrio sp. NC01 encodes:
- a CDS encoding LysM peptidoglycan-binding domain-containing protein, whose protein sequence is MRRLLTLSVILALLAGCAHKDLGKTTNAADADVEIKDISSFRLSDPEGPKVVDQELETIPTEVNPLVEKWITYFQGRGREHMEKYLARSSRYEKLMKKVLRDNGLPEDLFYIALIESGFSSAATSHAAAVGYWQFIRGTGKRYGLEISPFVDERRDPVFATQAAAEYFKGLYSVFGSWYLAMASYNVGENRVKREVMNHYTRDFWELARKNRLPKETINYVPKFIAAKLIAKDPAKYGFEDIDYLPPIEFDHITVAKATNLRQMAEKMNLNYEDFKALNPKFKGEVATLKGKELVLRIPPGTNEAAVVAANEAAVSDVQFIADSGDTQKYKIRRGDNLKTIARRYRTSVAYLRDLNDLPRKTRLTVGMSIYVPDRTPLKDRSDRKTTATQVAKRDGGRTSPAPAAVDTQGGRFHIVQSGDSLFTIAQKYSTTVSELQSLNNIKRRSKLKLGMKLKLPGANSSSSREVAKNKVHVVKKGESLTDIASKYNVTLTKLQARNKIRNPSSLLVGARIMIPVAEANDN, encoded by the coding sequence ATGAGGAGACTTTTAACATTGAGTGTGATCCTGGCCTTATTGGCAGGATGCGCCCACAAGGATTTGGGCAAAACTACAAACGCGGCGGACGCGGATGTCGAGATTAAGGACATTAGCTCGTTCCGTTTGTCAGACCCAGAAGGTCCTAAAGTTGTTGACCAAGAGTTGGAAACTATTCCGACTGAAGTTAATCCGCTTGTTGAAAAATGGATCACTTACTTCCAAGGCCGCGGTCGCGAGCACATGGAAAAATATCTAGCACGCTCTTCTCGTTATGAAAAATTGATGAAGAAGGTTTTGCGCGACAACGGTCTTCCTGAAGATCTTTTCTACATCGCTTTGATTGAATCTGGTTTTTCTTCAGCAGCAACGTCACATGCAGCAGCAGTGGGTTACTGGCAATTCATCCGTGGCACAGGTAAACGCTACGGTTTGGAAATCAGTCCGTTCGTGGATGAAAGACGTGACCCTGTATTCGCGACTCAAGCAGCTGCTGAATACTTCAAAGGTTTGTACAGCGTATTCGGTTCTTGGTATTTGGCGATGGCTTCATACAACGTTGGTGAAAACCGCGTAAAACGTGAAGTGATGAACCACTACACTCGTGATTTCTGGGAACTTGCTCGTAAGAACAGACTTCCAAAAGAAACTATCAACTACGTGCCGAAATTCATCGCTGCAAAGTTGATCGCAAAAGATCCAGCTAAATACGGCTTCGAAGACATCGATTATCTTCCACCTATCGAGTTCGATCACATCACTGTAGCTAAGGCGACAAACTTGCGCCAAATGGCAGAGAAAATGAATTTGAACTACGAGGACTTCAAAGCATTGAATCCTAAGTTCAAAGGTGAAGTAGCGACATTGAAGGGTAAAGAACTTGTTCTTCGTATCCCTCCAGGAACTAACGAAGCTGCGGTTGTTGCCGCTAACGAAGCAGCTGTAAGTGATGTTCAATTCATCGCTGACTCCGGTGACACACAAAAATATAAAATCCGTCGTGGCGATAACTTGAAAACAATCGCTCGTCGTTACCGTACTTCAGTGGCTTACCTTCGTGACCTGAACGACTTGCCTCGCAAAACTCGTTTGACTGTTGGTATGTCTATTTACGTTCCGGATCGTACTCCGCTAAAAGATCGTTCGGATCGTAAAACGACAGCAACACAAGTTGCGAAACGTGATGGTGGCAGAACTTCTCCGGCTCCAGCAGCTGTTGATACACAAGGTGGCCGTTTCCATATCGTGCAATCGGGTGACTCTTTGTTCACGATCGCACAGAAGTACTCAACAACAGTTTCTGAGCTTCAGTCTTTGAATAACATCAAACGCCGTAGCAAATTGAAATTGGGTATGAAGTTGAAACTGCCAGGTGCGAATTCTTCTTCATCTCGTGAAGTTGCGAAGAACAAAGTGCATGTCGTAAAAAAGGGCGAGAGCCTGACAGACATCGCATCGAAGTACAACGTGACACTGACGAAGCTTCAGGCTCGCAATAAAATTAGAAATCCTTCCTCGTTGCTGGTTGGCGCGAGAATCATGATTCCGGTCGCAGAAGCGAACGATAACTAA
- a CDS encoding hemolysin III family protein, translating to MSSVPNIPLVKPLLRGHFHQAAFFYALGACTLLIVQANSVMQLLAAVIYSLSLCGMFGVSALYHRKNWQPEARMWMKRLDHCAIFVLIAGTGTPICMLAIADTGGRTLLAIIWAAAIVGVLQSLFWIKAPKWISAILYIVMGWLAVPYVKEMSTALGSANIALILIGGVVYTLGAVIYALKKPNPSPKYFGYHEIFHVLVIVAAVLHFIVVAQLIIK from the coding sequence ATGTCATCAGTACCAAATATTCCTTTAGTGAAACCTCTTCTTCGTGGTCATTTTCACCAAGCTGCATTCTTTTATGCGTTGGGTGCCTGCACATTATTAATCGTTCAAGCAAATAGCGTGATGCAGTTACTGGCAGCGGTGATTTATTCACTCAGTCTGTGTGGCATGTTTGGAGTGAGTGCTCTTTATCATAGAAAAAATTGGCAGCCTGAAGCCCGCATGTGGATGAAGCGACTTGATCACTGTGCGATCTTCGTGTTGATCGCGGGAACGGGGACTCCGATTTGTATGTTGGCGATTGCAGATACAGGCGGTCGCACGTTGCTTGCGATTATTTGGGCGGCAGCGATTGTCGGTGTGTTGCAATCGTTGTTCTGGATCAAAGCACCGAAGTGGATCTCGGCTATCTTATATATAGTGATGGGATGGTTGGCAGTTCCTTATGTCAAAGAGATGTCGACCGCTTTGGGCTCTGCGAACATTGCGCTGATTCTTATCGGTGGTGTGGTTTACACTTTGGGTGCTGTGATTTACGCGTTGAAGAAGCCGAATCCTTCGCCGAAATATTTTGGCTATCATGAAATCTTTCACGTCCTTGTGATTGTCGCAGCGGTTTTACATTTTATTGTCGTGGCTCAACTTATTATTAAGTAA
- a CDS encoding methyl-accepting chemotaxis protein, with translation MKLARWLQGIRGKLVLLAIIPLLSFAYLFYKSDQGITKLKASNEKANQVRGPSLNYAGRMATDCEAMQKHLLTAILDTDVSQRNKELDSLEADEASFEEAYEGYEKIPHQASTAEKFKQVEEDWPKMQTMITEVIKELKAGQVDKAEELALGDFRKVSNEVSDDLLDLSNTRVQMMAASTKEDAEMAAHVERQLEEGAIIGFLLVVGLSIFLIKELTSSLETSITKLSKSSEDMAMASEQLFASSEQSSQGSTEAAASIEETVAALHEITSMVQKNSDASVKTVSISKQALSRTEEGEKDVDHLADSIREISKSSQKIKDIIQVMDDIAFQTNILALNAAIEAARAGQAGKGFSIVATSMQELAQKSASSAKDVADLIHVSVQQVEDGVKIAEETGVKFKEIHDCVRQVSAMSEEVAHASQQQSTGLQQINQAMTQLDTATQMNSASSEEVSASAEDLTRFAQSMQTVVGDLRIVLDGRMGQAHQNVAEIIPLVRKPKSQAA, from the coding sequence ATGAAACTTGCACGTTGGCTCCAAGGTATCCGCGGAAAGCTCGTCCTTTTAGCGATTATTCCTTTACTTAGTTTTGCCTATCTTTTCTATAAATCAGATCAAGGTATCACGAAACTTAAAGCATCTAATGAAAAAGCAAATCAGGTGCGTGGTCCGTCGCTCAACTACGCGGGACGTATGGCGACTGACTGCGAGGCGATGCAGAAGCATTTACTGACAGCGATCTTAGATACAGATGTTTCACAACGGAATAAAGAGCTCGACAGTCTTGAAGCCGATGAGGCGTCTTTCGAAGAAGCTTATGAAGGTTATGAAAAGATTCCGCATCAGGCTTCCACGGCAGAGAAATTTAAGCAGGTCGAAGAGGACTGGCCAAAGATGCAAACGATGATCACAGAGGTGATCAAAGAATTGAAAGCGGGCCAAGTCGATAAAGCCGAGGAACTGGCATTAGGTGACTTCCGTAAAGTTTCTAACGAAGTTTCAGACGACTTATTAGACCTTTCAAATACGCGCGTGCAGATGATGGCAGCTAGCACCAAAGAAGATGCGGAAATGGCAGCACACGTGGAAAGACAATTAGAAGAAGGCGCTATTATCGGCTTCTTATTAGTGGTGGGTCTTTCGATCTTCCTGATCAAAGAGCTTACGTCATCACTTGAAACTTCAATCACGAAGCTTTCAAAAAGTTCTGAAGACATGGCTATGGCCAGTGAACAGTTATTCGCAAGTAGCGAGCAATCGTCACAAGGTTCTACAGAGGCGGCAGCTTCAATTGAAGAAACTGTTGCGGCACTACATGAAATCACGTCGATGGTGCAAAAGAATTCCGATGCCAGTGTGAAAACGGTCAGCATTTCCAAACAGGCATTGTCACGCACCGAAGAAGGCGAAAAAGACGTTGATCATTTGGCGGATTCAATTCGCGAGATTTCAAAAAGCTCGCAGAAAATTAAAGACATTATTCAAGTGATGGACGATATCGCTTTCCAAACAAATATCTTGGCACTGAATGCGGCGATCGAAGCGGCCCGCGCAGGGCAGGCGGGGAAAGGTTTTTCTATCGTTGCAACTTCGATGCAGGAACTGGCACAGAAAAGTGCAAGCTCAGCGAAAGACGTAGCGGACTTGATTCATGTTAGTGTTCAACAAGTTGAAGACGGTGTGAAGATCGCAGAAGAAACGGGCGTGAAGTTTAAAGAGATTCACGACTGTGTTCGCCAAGTATCTGCGATGAGTGAAGAGGTTGCACACGCAAGCCAACAACAATCCACAGGCTTGCAGCAGATCAATCAGGCGATGACTCAATTAGATACAGCAACGCAAATGAACTCCGCTTCGTCGGAAGAGGTTTCTGCTTCCGCCGAAGACTTAACAAGATTTGCACAATCAATGCAAACCGTGGTTGGAGATCTGCGTATCGTTTTGGATGGGCGTATGGGACAGGCGCACCAGAATGTTGCTGAGATCATTCCGTTAGTTCGGAAACCTAAAAGTCAGGCAGCTTAG
- a CDS encoding methyl-accepting chemotaxis protein: MANSGTWGQKIKSLKYQILLLSALPILGFSFTGYSSYKDIQGLNALLEGVHTGLVPTIESLGKFELARESLKGHVWEAMAHENDIKDRTEMADDLIHDIADVKEGLAAYEKTPLDSWEKEHFPKVKKATEEYAQLATRLQTLLRSEKAADLKVAKEIVYGPMHELDGVLGEYAETVIKKEYAEAETDKLAAKAMEHKAITFLITVTLLIGGGVAVLLMVLGRRIVNKVSHTSETVESASSQVAVAIEQLSAASTELAHASTKTAASLEEAAATVEELSTLVGTNSASTKRASELAVKTNHTATSGEAELKNLFTSMQSIAASSKRMIEIIDVIDDIAFQTNLLALNASVEAARAGEQGKGFAVVAEAVRTLAQRSAVAAKDINQLITQSSDEVGLGVKASEQSGQVLRSILEDISKVMTINNEIATSSEEQAARISMLSEALEALDTASQGNAASAEEISATATEIASQTEAVQVQIHDLGILIDGGHDTDAPVLVQPASHRARTALKVAA; encoded by the coding sequence ATGGCTAACAGTGGCACGTGGGGACAGAAAATAAAATCACTGAAATATCAAATTTTGTTATTGTCCGCTCTACCAATTCTTGGATTTAGTTTCACAGGATATTCTTCATATAAAGATATCCAAGGTTTAAATGCGTTGCTTGAAGGCGTGCACACGGGCCTTGTACCAACGATTGAAAGCTTGGGTAAATTTGAACTTGCACGAGAATCTTTGAAGGGCCACGTGTGGGAAGCCATGGCTCATGAAAATGACATTAAAGATCGCACGGAAATGGCGGACGATCTTATTCATGATATTGCTGATGTTAAAGAAGGTTTAGCGGCCTATGAAAAAACGCCGCTTGATTCGTGGGAGAAAGAACACTTCCCGAAAGTAAAAAAGGCGACAGAGGAATATGCGCAACTGGCAACTCGTTTGCAGACGTTACTTCGTTCAGAAAAGGCAGCTGATTTAAAAGTAGCTAAAGAAATTGTATACGGTCCGATGCACGAGCTTGATGGCGTACTGGGCGAATACGCAGAAACAGTGATCAAAAAAGAATACGCTGAGGCGGAGACTGATAAACTCGCAGCCAAAGCCATGGAACATAAGGCGATCACATTCTTAATCACAGTGACACTGTTGATCGGCGGCGGTGTCGCAGTCCTATTGATGGTTCTTGGTCGTCGAATCGTAAACAAAGTTTCGCACACGTCAGAGACTGTTGAGTCAGCAAGCTCACAAGTCGCAGTTGCAATCGAACAGTTATCCGCGGCAAGCACAGAGCTTGCACATGCTTCGACAAAAACCGCAGCGTCACTTGAAGAGGCGGCCGCGACGGTTGAAGAGCTTAGCACTTTGGTTGGAACAAATTCGGCCTCGACAAAACGAGCTTCAGAATTAGCGGTGAAGACAAATCACACGGCTACAAGTGGTGAAGCAGAATTAAAAAATCTATTTACCTCGATGCAAAGTATTGCGGCGTCTTCAAAACGTATGATTGAAATTATTGACGTGATCGACGACATCGCATTCCAAACGAATTTGTTGGCATTGAATGCCTCGGTCGAAGCGGCGCGTGCGGGTGAACAAGGTAAAGGCTTTGCGGTGGTTGCAGAAGCCGTCAGAACTTTGGCGCAGCGATCAGCGGTAGCTGCAAAAGATATCAATCAATTGATCACGCAGTCTTCAGATGAAGTGGGTCTTGGTGTAAAAGCCAGTGAACAAAGTGGTCAGGTGTTGCGCTCGATTTTAGAAGACATCTCGAAGGTGATGACAATCAATAATGAAATTGCGACAAGCAGTGAAGAACAAGCTGCACGTATTTCGATGTTGTCCGAGGCGTTGGAAGCCCTTGATACGGCCTCACAAGGCAATGCCGCCTCAGCAGAAGAAATTTCTGCAACGGCAACAGAGATCGCTTCGCAAACGGAAGCGGTCCAAGTGCAGATTCATGATTTGGGTATTTTGATTGATGGTGGTCACGATACAGATGCGCCGGTGCTTGTGCAACCGGCTTCACATCGTGCGCGTACGGCATTGAAAGTAGCTGCCTAG
- a CDS encoding Mrp/NBP35 family ATP-binding protein gives MAAPNPFEKQTPIPGVKHIIAVSSGKGGVGKSTVATNLAMALGRKSKVGLLDADIYGPSIPRMLGSLSQKPAINPDTNQLEPVVRYGIKLMSIGFLIEENAAVVWRGPMLFKAMDQFLRDVNWGELDYLVIDLPPGTGDVQLTLAQKVPVAGALLVSTPQNVALVDVKKAVDMFNRVGVPLLGMVENMAYMINPVNGEKMQLFPKGEIDSYAQSQNMPKIGEIPFNPSVGLACEAGIPIVEANSNGAEAQAFMKVADKIREILP, from the coding sequence ATGGCAGCACCAAATCCTTTTGAAAAGCAGACCCCAATTCCCGGAGTGAAACATATTATCGCAGTCAGCTCGGGTAAAGGAGGCGTCGGCAAGAGCACCGTTGCCACTAATTTAGCCATGGCTTTGGGTCGTAAGAGCAAAGTGGGCTTATTGGATGCGGATATCTACGGCCCGAGCATTCCTCGTATGTTAGGCTCACTTTCGCAAAAGCCTGCCATCAATCCAGACACGAACCAACTGGAACCGGTTGTTCGCTATGGTATCAAATTGATGAGTATCGGTTTTTTAATTGAGGAAAACGCCGCCGTTGTATGGCGTGGTCCAATGTTGTTCAAAGCGATGGATCAATTCCTACGCGATGTAAACTGGGGCGAATTGGATTACCTAGTGATCGATCTTCCGCCAGGAACTGGTGACGTTCAATTGACGTTGGCGCAGAAAGTTCCAGTTGCAGGAGCATTGCTTGTTTCGACTCCACAAAACGTGGCACTTGTTGACGTGAAAAAAGCTGTCGACATGTTTAATCGCGTGGGTGTTCCATTATTGGGTATGGTTGAAAACATGGCCTACATGATCAACCCAGTGAACGGCGAAAAAATGCAGTTGTTCCCAAAAGGCGAAATCGATTCTTACGCACAATCGCAAAACATGCCAAAGATCGGTGAAATTCCTTTCAACCCATCTGTCGGTCTTGCGTGCGAAGCAGGTATTCCAATCGTTGAAGCCAATAGCAACGGCGCAGAAGCACAAGCCTTCATGAAAGTTGCTGATAAAATTCGCGAGATTCTTCCGTAA
- a CDS encoding DUF1214 domain-containing protein translates to MKSIIARFLFVPLFASCFTNLVVSSAFAQKDEPSSMPAQVTVPNDKEVIDAYHYFLGRMLILRQEILDFKAGFKWNQMVPRKVGEVAWANPNLDVAYGEAWLGINNKTCALVTIPRIQNRYYTFQVLNSWGETVSNINERNFPQKPFGKFAYCTKDSTVKTAPDVERISLDGHKFRVLSRVELSTTPKDAERLQKQIKVSTVGAPIAIEKPVQIAMFTNKDLPGVEIFDHAEQILMSEPDINPGMEPLQQSVMRITQALRNKEFKNKADRLIREEAIPEFNKAFASNGDIKNSWFRPKTIGNYGSDYLSRTMINYGGIWANNTNEAVYFKTNLDGEGRPLNGSSVYTMHFAKGDNPASHAKYFWSIVAVDGEKFNVIPNPKKKYIINNNTKISKNKDGSFTLVFASKQPKGVALGNWMPTPDDKNYHLTFRFYGPDDAVRTGDAFPPPLVLKTANEKLSLLENDYVEEEVIR, encoded by the coding sequence ATGAAATCAATAATCGCAAGATTCTTGTTTGTTCCTTTGTTCGCGTCTTGTTTCACGAATCTCGTTGTGTCGTCAGCGTTCGCGCAAAAAGACGAACCATCATCAATGCCAGCGCAAGTCACAGTTCCCAACGACAAAGAAGTGATAGATGCCTATCATTATTTCTTAGGTCGCATGCTGATACTGCGCCAAGAAATTTTGGATTTTAAGGCGGGCTTTAAGTGGAATCAGATGGTCCCACGAAAAGTTGGTGAAGTCGCATGGGCCAATCCAAATTTGGATGTGGCTTACGGTGAAGCCTGGCTGGGCATCAATAATAAAACTTGCGCCTTAGTGACTATTCCTAGAATTCAAAATCGCTATTATACTTTTCAAGTTTTAAATAGTTGGGGTGAAACCGTATCGAATATCAATGAACGAAATTTTCCGCAAAAACCTTTCGGTAAATTCGCTTATTGCACGAAAGATTCGACTGTAAAAACCGCACCTGACGTAGAGCGAATTTCTTTGGATGGTCACAAGTTCCGCGTTCTTTCCAGAGTCGAATTATCAACCACTCCCAAAGATGCAGAGCGCTTGCAAAAACAAATTAAAGTCAGCACCGTGGGCGCTCCGATCGCCATAGAGAAGCCGGTGCAGATCGCGATGTTTACCAATAAAGATCTTCCGGGTGTTGAAATTTTTGATCACGCCGAACAAATTTTAATGAGTGAACCTGACATCAATCCTGGAATGGAGCCATTGCAACAGTCGGTCATGCGCATCACTCAAGCGTTGCGTAATAAAGAGTTTAAAAATAAGGCCGACCGCTTGATTCGTGAAGAAGCGATTCCAGAATTTAACAAAGCTTTCGCAAGTAATGGCGACATCAAAAACTCATGGTTTCGTCCTAAAACCATTGGCAATTACGGCAGCGATTACTTAAGTCGCACAATGATTAATTATGGCGGCATCTGGGCGAACAACACCAACGAAGCTGTTTATTTCAAAACAAACTTGGACGGCGAAGGCAGGCCTTTGAATGGGTCCAGCGTCTATACGATGCATTTCGCGAAAGGGGACAATCCTGCCTCTCACGCAAAATATTTCTGGTCTATCGTGGCCGTGGATGGGGAAAAGTTTAATGTCATTCCCAATCCTAAAAAGAAATACATCATTAACAACAACACTAAAATTTCTAAAAACAAAGACGGTTCTTTCACTCTCGTTTTTGCAAGTAAGCAGCCCAAAGGGGTTGCCTTGGGGAACTGGATGCCAACCCCTGACGATAAGAATTATCATCTGACGTTCCGTTTTTATGGGCCGGATGATGCCGTTCGCACGGGGGACGCGTTCCCTCCTCCATTGGTATTAAAGACAGCAAATGAGAAGCTATCGCTTTTAGAAAACGATTACGTTGAAGAAGAAGTGATACGCTAA
- a CDS encoding YiiX/YebB-like N1pC/P60 family cysteine hydrolase: MKSFILILISIISVQSQAAILNFFSNPRVPQPIFHVTLEYKGFVYEADTHDGGRGLPLTAQTPKGDIRIEISDDLINEQALAAQMGLPFDYNFVWDNQKTYCSKLVGKALDIQPTPMDFSGTHYVKYYPNWINRHDLGLSPDQIYFFAMDHALRVSRKAGSRAPERTTVVVPN; encoded by the coding sequence ATGAAAAGCTTCATCTTGATTCTTATTTCGATCATCTCTGTCCAAAGCCAAGCGGCTATTTTGAACTTCTTCAGCAACCCTCGTGTGCCGCAACCGATCTTTCATGTGACATTGGAATATAAGGGCTTCGTTTATGAAGCGGATACTCACGATGGTGGTCGCGGTCTGCCGTTAACGGCGCAAACTCCTAAGGGTGACATCCGCATTGAAATCTCTGATGACCTTATCAATGAACAAGCATTAGCAGCGCAAATGGGTTTGCCGTTTGATTATAATTTCGTGTGGGACAATCAGAAAACTTATTGCTCGAAACTTGTAGGTAAGGCGCTTGATATTCAGCCAACACCAATGGATTTTTCTGGCACTCATTACGTGAAGTATTATCCGAACTGGATCAACAGACATGACCTGGGCTTGTCTCCTGATCAGATTTATTTCTTTGCGATGGATCATGCACTTCGTGTGTCGCGCAAAGCGGGCAGTCGTGCTCCTGAAAGAACG